The Marivirga tractuosa DSM 4126 genome contains the following window.
AGGGATTAAGCACTTTAAATAAGATCGAAACATTCAATAGAATGGATTCAATGTCTTTACTAGGATTGTATGAAATAAAAGGTATTGCATACAGAAGAATTGAAAAGTTTGACGAGTCCTTACTAAATATAAACAAAGCTGTAGATATATCTAAAGCTTTGAACGACTCCGTTCGTCTGGCTCTTAATAATGGAAATAAGGCTACTATACATTATGAAAGAGGAGATTACAATTTAGCAATCCCATTGCTTCAAAAAGATTTTGAGACCAGCATTAATGCAGGTGTTTATAATAGTGGAATGAATGCCCTGATTTATTTAAGCTGGATATATTTAAAAACGGAAGAATTCGACAACCTTCTTAGCACTTTTAATAAAATGCAAGAAATTGAAGAAAAGTATCCTATAACCAATCCTAAAACAAAGGCCGAATACTTGAAAGTCGGAGCAAAAGTTGCTGAATTAAATGGAGATACAGCATTAGCCAATCAATATTTAAGAGATTATATCAAGCAAGATCTAATTAGGGACTCTATCAACCTCAGTAATGATGTCGCCAGCTTACATGAACGCCATCTAATGGAGCAAGAAATAAGTAAATTAGAACTACTTCAAAATACTAATCAGCTGCAAGCTTCCCATTTAAAGTTGAGGACCGCACTTTTGATAATTATTGCTATAGCATTATTGGTAGTCTTATGGTATGTATTTATGCTTAGGAATAAAAATAAGAAAATTGACAAGTTAAATGAGCTTTTAGAAGCCAAGGTTTCAGAAAGAACTGCTCGATTGATGGAAATAAATAAGGAACTTGACACTTACCTTTATCGAGCCTCGCATGACATCAGAAGACCTATAAGAACATTGTTAGGTTTGAACAATATTGCTCAAATAAATTCAGACCCGGAGCAAATGAAACTGCTATTTAGCAAAGTTCACAGCACAGCGATGAGTATGGATAAGATGTTGTTTAAATTGCAAATGGCTTATGAACTTAACAACACCCATACCATTGAAAAAGTTGACCTTGAGGAATTGACAAACGAGTGCATTGAGGATATGTCTATGGAAATTGCTGATCAAAATGCTCGCATTACAGTTAATATAAATCAAAATGCAAGAGCTGTTCAGGGAAATAAGGCACTACTTAGAATAGCACTAGATAATATATTAGAAAACGCATTGCTTTACCAAAGTGAAGAGGAAAATGAAATAGAGATTTTTACAGATGAAGGAAATTATTTTTTCTACATTCACGTCAAGGATAATGGTTTTGGAATTCCTGAAAAGTATTTTGATGACTTATTCAAACCCTATTTTAAAATCAGCAATAAAACCCAAGGTTCTGGCTTAGGTCTGTTTTTGGCACATAAAGCTATTTCATTCTTAGCAGGAGAAATTTCAGTTAGCTCAACCGTTAACCAAGGAACTCAATTCACAATTAAGATACCTGTTAATCCCAAATAGGGAATTTTTCTAAGTGCACTTCTTCGTGGAAGAAAATTTTTGCTGAAGCCTCAAATGAAGCCGTAATATCTGAAACTAAAAATCTGTCTTTTCTTATTTTATTTTCTGACAAGAGTGTATGCTCTTTTAAAAATTGCTGTAATCTTTTCGCCACTATTGTTGCCGAATCTAAAATATCTACTTTTCCACCGTAAAATTTATCAATCTCATTTTTAATTAGCGGATAATGCGTACAGCCCAGAATTAAGGCCTCAATCTCCTCTAATGCTTCATCATGGAGATAAGCTTCGATTATATCATGACTTATTCTATTTTCAAAGAACCCTTCTTCAATCATTGGAACCAAAAGTGGGGTAGCTAAGCTTTTTAATTCAATATCAGGGTTAAGTTGCTTTAATCTGGATTCATACGCATTAGAGTTGACCGTTTGTTTAGTGCCGATTAGTCCTACTTTTTGTTTATTATAATGCTGCGAAACATGTTCAACCACGGGATCAATTACATTGAATACTTTTGCTTTGGAACCTACATACTCCCTAACTAATTCAAAAGCTGCTGAAGAGGCAGAATTACAGGCAATCAAGATCAGTTTACAACCTTGCTGGAGTAAAACATCTGTGACTTTAATACTGTAAGCCTGAATGGCCGCTGCAGATTTATCGCCATAAGGCAAATGGGCAATATCACCAAAATAGACCATACTCTCATTTGGCATCAATTCTTTCACTTTATGTGCCACTGTAAGCCCGCCAATTCCAGAATCAAAAATACCTATTGGTGCTGAATTATCTTTCGTCATTATGCAAATATGGAAAGTTGCTGTGGATTTTTAGAAGATGAATGTGAAAAATCTACAATTCCACGTCTAATTGGTTACCCGCTAATTTGACTTCTTTATCTTTTTGAGCACCAATAGCCACACCAATTGCTAAGCCTACTCCTATTCCAGTTCCCATGAAGGCCATATTATCCAAGGCCATACCAAAAGCAGCACCAAATGGAATTCCGAAAGCTGCCATTCCAATAGCCAACCATTTAAAAGTATAGTGGTTTTTGGCTAGTAAATCCAGTTCTTTTTCCGCAATCTTCAATATTTCTTTATAAGATTTTCCCAATTGAGCAGTCAATAAAGGTTTGGTTTTCGCATTATTAACTTTTTCAATTTCTTCATTAATTGTGCTTAAGACGGGATCAGGAATCTCTTTATCCGACAAAGCTTTCAGTAGTTTTTGAAATCCTTGGATTTGTCGTTCCAAGCTCTTTGTTCGTTCTCCCTGATAGCTCGGATTAAATGTAGTAAATGGCATTATTGACTTTTTATTTGTCCTAAACTAAATAAATCAAGCCCAATTAAAAAATAAAACTGGTGGCAAAAGCAGTAGCATGGCCAAAATCGAAAAGACAACTATGATCGGCAGCGCCAAATTCAACTACTTATTTCTTCATGGAAATAATAAAATGAACACTATACACCTGATTTCCATTGCAGCGAATAAAAAACCCTTGACATTAGCAAATATCAAGGGTTGGTTTTAATGTTTTTACTTAAGAATAGCTTAAAATCTTTTGATTTCATTTAGATCATATTCCGGTCGGTGCGCCACCGACCGGGGAAGTTGATCTCCATGGTTGGTGTTCCATCAACCATTTTGATTTTACAAGAAGTAATTATCTAAATTGAAAAGCTTTCTCCGCAACCACAAGTTCTGGTGGCATTAGGATTAATGAATTGAAAACCTTTTCCGTTTAAGCCGTCTGAGAAATCTAAAGTAGTTCCTAAGAGGTACAACATGCTTTTCTTATCTACTAAAAGCTTCACTCCTTTATCTTCAAAAATTTCGTCCCCATCTTTAACTTCCTCATCAAAGCTTAAATCGTACATCAAGCCAGAACAGCCTCCACCTTTAACAGAAACCCTGACATTGCTGTTCTCAGCATGCCCTTCTTCACTTCTCAATTTTCCCAATCTATCTTTTGCTTTGTCTGTAACAATAATCATGATTATAAATATTTATTTATGATACTGGATTTAGCACTACACTAAAAACGGTTATGGTATTACGATCTCTTCCGTAGTAAAGTTTGTCTAAACTATCTAAAATATTGCTCGCTCTAAAATAAGAGGTATGCAATTGTTTATCATCTTTTGTCATCCACTGAATGGTATAAGAACTTTCCCTATCTCTGTAGTTTTTGACATAATCCATCATTTTCTTTAGGGCTTCTAATTTATCATAGCCCGATTCTGAATGAAATAAAAAGGATTGGTTGTGCCTTGGATTAATGGTAATCAAATCGAGTTTCACTTTCCCGTCTTGAGAACCAAACTCAAAAACCAACTCACTATCATTCAAGCCAAGATAGTTTATGATTTCTTTCTGCAGCCTGGCACCTTCTATATGTATGTCTGTTGATGTTTCCATCCTTAATTATTTCCTTTTTGAAATTTAAATAATGATTTTGAGTATCCCAACTTTTTTATCCATGGAAAAGTTTCTGCATTTTTGCATTCTCAAATGCAAAGTTAGTCAATTAGTCGCACAAAATTAAACAGCATGTTGAAAGTAGAACATATCGGTATAGCGGTAAAAAATATGGAAAGTGCCAACTCACTTTTCAGTAAGCTATTCAATAAAGCCCCTTATAAACTGGAAAAAGTGGAAAGTGAAGGTGTTGCTACCTCTTTTTTTCAAATGGGCGAAACTAAAATAGAACTGCTAGAGGCAGAAACTGAGGATAGTGCCATTGCTAAATTTATTGAGAAAAAAGGAGAAGGCATCCATCATATTGCTTATGAGGTTGAAAATATTGAATCAGAAATGAAAAGATTGAAAGCAGAAGGTTTTCAATTAATCAACAAAGTGCCTAAAAAAGGAGCTGATAATAAATTAGTCTGCTTTTTACATCCTAAAACCACTAATGGCGTACTAATAGAACTGTGCCAGGAAATCAAAAATTGATTATTGGTGCTGAATGGAATTATAATATTTCAGTTTTTTCTTTCCTTTTCTGGTTTGAAAAGAGCTTTTATTACAGGCGGAAAATAAAAATGCGCCTAAAAGCAAGAAAATGAATGCCTTAAATAATTTCGTCTTCATAATACAAAAATAAAAAATTCAATTTAGAAACTCAAAAATACTAAAATGAGCGATCAAAATAGAACAGAAATAAATAAACTAGGTGAATTTGGTCTAATCGATAAAATCGCAGAAAAGTTCAGCAAACAGAATAATTCTACAAAATATGCCATTGGAGATGATGCAGCGGTGATTGATGTGGGCGATTATTACCAATTAGTTTCCACTGATATGCTCGTAGAAGGCGTTCATTTTGACCTTTCTTATTTTCCTCTGCACCATTTAGGATTTAAAGCGGTAGCGGTAAATGTATCCGATATTGCCGCCATGAACGGAATAGCAGAACAAATCACGGTAAGCTTAGCATTAAGCAATAGGTTTTCATTTGAGGCCATAGATGCATTTTACGAAGGCGTGAAAGCAGCTTGTGATGCTTACAAAGTTGATTTAGTTGGTGGAGATACTACTGCTTCTCCTTCTGGTTTGATGATTTCGGTTACGGCAATAGGAAAAGTTGATAAAGATAAAATTGCTTACCGTTCAGGTGCAAAAGTGAATGATATCGTTTGTGTAACCGGAGATTTAGGCGGTGCCTACATGGGCTTGCAAGTGCTAGAAAGAGAAAAGCAAGTGTTTTTAGAAAATCCTGACATGCAACCGCAGCTGGATAAATACCAATATATTGTGGGAAGACAATTAAAACCTGAAGCCAGAATGGACTTGGTTCATGAGCTGTTGGATTTGAAAATAGTTCCGACTTCCATGATTGATATTTCTGATGGATTAGCTTCAGAATTACACCATATTGCCAAACATTCAGATGTGGGCATCAACGTGCATGAGGATAAATTACCTTTTGCCACCAATACGCAAGAAACAGCACTTGAATTCAAATTAGATCCAAATACTGCAATTTTAAATGGTGGTGAGGATTATGAATTGCTTTTCACTATCTCTCAAGATGATTTTGAAAAAGTAAAAAACCATCCTGATATCCATTTTATCGGCTATATCAACGAAAAATCTAGTGGCTTGAATTTGGTAACCACTAAAGGAAATCCAATTCCGTTGAAAGCACAGGGCTGGGATCATTTTAGTTGAGAATTAACTACAAGAGACAGAAAAAGACAGCCTAAGGCTGTTTTTTTTTAAACCACAATGTTTCTCTGAGATTTTCACTAAGGGCACTGAGGGGTAGTTATTTTCAATGTTGGTGCGAGCTTCTTATCCCGTATTTTCTTTTGCAATTTTAGAGAGAGCACAAGCTAGAAGCTCGCGCTAGCATTTACGGAAACTGCCAACTTTTCCAAAGTTTAGAACATT
Protein-coding sequences here:
- the mce gene encoding methylmalonyl-CoA epimerase, producing MLKVEHIGIAVKNMESANSLFSKLFNKAPYKLEKVESEGVATSFFQMGETKIELLEAETEDSAIAKFIEKKGEGIHHIAYEVENIESEMKRLKAEGFQLINKVPKKGADNKLVCFLHPKTTNGVLIELCQEIKN
- the murI gene encoding glutamate racemase; amino-acid sequence: MTKDNSAPIGIFDSGIGGLTVAHKVKELMPNESMVYFGDIAHLPYGDKSAAAIQAYSIKVTDVLLQQGCKLILIACNSASSAAFELVREYVGSKAKVFNVIDPVVEHVSQHYNKQKVGLIGTKQTVNSNAYESRLKQLNPDIELKSLATPLLVPMIEEGFFENRISHDIIEAYLHDEALEEIEALILGCTHYPLIKNEIDKFYGGKVDILDSATIVAKRLQQFLKEHTLLSENKIRKDRFLVSDITASFEASAKIFFHEEVHLEKFPIWD
- a CDS encoding tetratricopeptide repeat-containing sensor histidine kinase; the encoded protein is MIKAVLLQISILFLTISLGFTQDITFDSLTRFYNYELKEIEKSNINHEFLVKKVENYSTSEITKYPQFQSSLELIALMEKNKENELAVQLISKIIPNTNSVQEFQAFLYLKLAQFYYKLDKAVQSLECYLKASTLIKNIKNPSFLAHVYYRIGIINLNGWNNVISVEYADKGLSTLNKIETFNRMDSMSLLGLYEIKGIAYRRIEKFDESLLNINKAVDISKALNDSVRLALNNGNKATIHYERGDYNLAIPLLQKDFETSINAGVYNSGMNALIYLSWIYLKTEEFDNLLSTFNKMQEIEEKYPITNPKTKAEYLKVGAKVAELNGDTALANQYLRDYIKQDLIRDSINLSNDVASLHERHLMEQEISKLELLQNTNQLQASHLKLRTALLIIIAIALLVVLWYVFMLRNKNKKIDKLNELLEAKVSERTARLMEINKELDTYLYRASHDIRRPIRTLLGLNNIAQINSDPEQMKLLFSKVHSTAMSMDKMLFKLQMAYELNNTHTIEKVDLEELTNECIEDMSMEIADQNARITVNINQNARAVQGNKALLRIALDNILENALLYQSEEENEIEIFTDEGNYFFYIHVKDNGFGIPEKYFDDLFKPYFKISNKTQGSGLGLFLAHKAISFLAGEISVSSTVNQGTQFTIKIPVNPK
- a CDS encoding HesB/IscA family protein, giving the protein MIIVTDKAKDRLGKLRSEEGHAENSNVRVSVKGGGCSGLMYDLSFDEEVKDGDEIFEDKGVKLLVDKKSMLYLLGTTLDFSDGLNGKGFQFINPNATRTCGCGESFSI
- the thiL gene encoding thiamine-phosphate kinase, with the translated sequence MSDQNRTEINKLGEFGLIDKIAEKFSKQNNSTKYAIGDDAAVIDVGDYYQLVSTDMLVEGVHFDLSYFPLHHLGFKAVAVNVSDIAAMNGIAEQITVSLALSNRFSFEAIDAFYEGVKAACDAYKVDLVGGDTTASPSGLMISVTAIGKVDKDKIAYRSGAKVNDIVCVTGDLGGAYMGLQVLEREKQVFLENPDMQPQLDKYQYIVGRQLKPEARMDLVHELLDLKIVPTSMIDISDGLASELHHIAKHSDVGINVHEDKLPFATNTQETALEFKLDPNTAILNGGEDYELLFTISQDDFEKVKNHPDIHFIGYINEKSSGLNLVTTKGNPIPLKAQGWDHFS